From the Xenopus laevis strain J_2021 chromosome 7L, Xenopus_laevis_v10.1, whole genome shotgun sequence genome, the window ACACAGTGTCTTTTAAATGTTTGTCttcaattctaaaataaaataaaggcattaCTATAATGTTGGTTTTTGTGCTTGCATAAATCAAACCTAAAGTAATGATTACTCTTGGTGatggtttaatacatttttaacatggTTATGGTCATTCTTTCTGGGGGTTCTTTACAAATGTGCAGTCTAGATGGCTCTGAGGCAGTAGAGATGAATGCTCGATAGAGAAGAACATAGGACTGATGGTGACAAATTAATTTAGTTGTAATAATACCATTTAGCAGCAACAGCAAGGACCTGAAGGGAATTGGCTTATACTAAAATAGATTCACAGAAGAGAGAACAATCCATTGCTAAATACTGTAAAAAGCACCATCCCGAACAGcagtccccaaccctttttatctgtaatcatgttaaaatgtaaaaatagtttagGAGCAACACTTGGAATAGAAATGTTCCTGGGGAGTGCCAAAAATGGGCTGCAATTGACTATTTGTTAGTcctgtgtggactgacagcctagaGGAGGCTgtttggtagtacaggtatgggatatattatccggaaacccattatccagaaagctctgaattacggaaaggtggcctcccatagacttcattataatgaaataatccaaatgtttaaaaactatttacttttcctctgtaataataaaacagtagcttgtacttgatcccaactaagatataattaatccttaatggaggcaaaaccgggtttatttcatgttttgttaaggtatgaagatccaaattacagaaggatccattatccggaaaaccccaggtcccgagcattcaggataacagatcccatacctgtacacctggattttatgcaaccaacttgcctccaagcctggaattgaaaaataagcacctgctttgaggtcactgggtgCAACATTCAAAAGAccattgagcaacatgttgctctcaagccactggatggggatcactgatgtggAGATAAACTGTGTACTGCTGTTGTAGTCTACAGTACtcaaaaataatgtaattaaaatagatAAAGTTCACTGATCAGCCAAGCTGATAAAGGGTATGAAAGCTCTTAGTCTCATACCTGGCCAGGTTGAGATTGTTTTTATTGCTTAAGATAGAATATGATCACTTTGTCCACGTAAATAAGGGAATCGTTCATTAAAAACTCTCTAATGCCTTTTTCAATAATAGAACTCAAGGATATCCCTAGAGAGAAGTGGAGGGGAAAGTTCTGGAATTCTCACTGTATTTGGTTTATCTAGTAGATATATTTGATGTAGCTTCAAGAAAGAATAAGATGTCCTTTtaatatttaagaaaatgtaCTGTTAAAATAAACTCTTAGTGCAAATTTGGTCTAGGAATTGTACCAATTTCCCCTTTGTTAGGGATTTTTTCTCCCACTTTAGGGAAAAAGTCATATGGCTTCAGAATGGGATTTTTCCTTTCTTCTATCTATAAATTGGGTAGCATTAAGAAAAGGTTTTGCTTGATGGACGTTTGTTTCCTCTGCATTATCTAATATGTAACTAAACGATGCAATGTATCACAACTGTAaactgaattgtttgattaattCATTTGATTTACGATAAAGACAAATGTGTTATTGTTACAATTAAAGGACATAAAAGTATGCTTTTTTAATGTCTTTTTGCAGATCAGGCCCTCCATTAGGAAGCCATGTTTGGATTTTAATAGCCATTTTTCAACTAGCCATGGATTTCATTATTTGTGAATCAGGATCCCCAGGCAAAGCATACAAACATTTACAACAACCTTCACTAGTACATAGGATACATAAGGTTGCTTTGTGGAGTCCAAAAGAAATACTAACACTGAGAAACCAGAAACATTATTGGAATCCTATTAATTATTCTCCTGTTTTGCCAATAGaaagaaaacattataaaacatataataaagaccatgcaaacagcattttttctaGAAATGTGCCATTAAAATACTCTACCACGGAAAACTCACATTATTCATcacaacaaataaaacacactgtCAAAATGACAAATCTGAACAGGAGTAAGCGACAGCTCCAAAGTAGAAGCTGGGATAACTTGAAACGTTTTTTGGACAATAAAAGTCAGCCAACGACAGTCTCTGAATTTATTTTATGGGGACCAACAGGGGATGATGACATTGTGGAGTCAAGCACATTCCCTGGAATTTATGagaccacaaaaacctctacTGTTCAAGCCAGGACAACTTTGTTGGAAACAACTACCACCACAGCTTCCACAACCATAAATGCTAAAGCTACAACATTACAAAACCCAGGGATTCATCGAAAGAAAGCCCCTGGTAGGTTTAGCACAACTGACCCAAGTCCAGTTAATGGAAAGACTGCAAGACCACCAAGGATACCGAATGAAACTTCaggtatttatatttaagtatatttttttattttatcatttgatGAATTTGTACGGTCTTAGGCCATTTTCTGTAATGCATAATGAGCTGCTTTAGGCAAAAGAAAATGCATCTGTTCATTAAACAAAAACTTGAGTCATGAAAAAATGTCGCAGTACAACTTAAAGCTGTGCAAATGTTctcctgtgcagtaacccatagaatcCAGTAACTTTTCATCCTTGTTTTACCATGAATGCATATTTGTATTGTTTACTACAACTATTTTATCGTTCATCATTTTAAAGAACGTAAAGCTTATTGGGGACGATAATGAACCACGCActttatttctgtgaaaaaagctattatttatatagaatatgtagtcactgcaaaaataaatgatgttggACAAAAGAATTAACACAAGTTTTGATCACATAAAACTTATAAAGGGATTAAAACAGAAATAGCAACAATCAAATATCCATTGTATTGTATTTCCTTTATCCAGTGAAGCAATGCAGAATAAATCTACaattagatgtgcagtacagatgtctgtgttttgatttttttaaaattcagaattgTATTGAAAAAAGGAAAGACATTTTTAATGACAATCGTttcacaataaagtccatttCACCCCTTTCTCTTGGCAAGCAGTTGCGGGAAAAGAGTTTGTGCCATGAATATTGTAACCATTGCAAAAAGGATATTGACATTGCATAATTACTGACTTAATGATAATGCATTTTTACACAGGTCATCAATGTGTTGATATATACAGTAAGAGGTTATAAAAGTCCACAGCATTTTATCTCTTTCACTTTCATTGTTAAATCAACCACATGTATCCCTAGGCAGCAATGTAGTTAATGTTGATGAGGCTTTCATGTAAATAGTAATTAATGCTGCTTTTTTTGTGGGATATTGGCTCTGATCCTGAGACAGTACACAAAAGCAATGGCAGGGTGCTTACACCCCCTGAACATATACCTCTTGTGGTACCAGGTGATGTACTGGGGTCAGAAAATTGCATTAGGGAaaataccagcagcacactgaaaaCTGAAGAAGTGCAAGGTTTATTCAccccaaaacatacagaaaaaggcAAAGTATAAGGGCACCCCGGGCCCcctatcaagccttgataaaaaGCAGGGTGGCCTGAAATgctgccttttttctgtatgttttagaGTGAATAAACCTTGTTCTTCTTCAGttttcagtgtgctgctggtatttTCTCTGTACATACAGTAGACTTGATTTCTACTGGTTGCCAGAAAGGAAACTAAAataaatatcatcatcatttatttatatagcactgtcaagatacacatttcaaattaaacaatataagacattgttttcaggcaaaaagtaaAAACTTTGTAATGGTCATTTTGCAGTCAGCAGTTTGCAAGTAAACACAATGTCCCTGTTAATATAAAAGTGgattttgtattgaattttattaaatatatttaaattcactAAATAATATTCAGTTACAGCACATAATGTATtcatcattttcattattttttttacaattattgtaATAACTTAGTTGTGCATTTTATGTTATTCCAAATCTCTAATACATTTCAAGTCATTAGTTTTATACTTTACTCCATGTGGCTGTGGCACTGAATCATTGAGCCAAAAGACAGCTATTGTAATAAATTACTGAGCATGCATGGAGCATTAAAGTGCCTACACTGAATTCTGAGATTTCATCATTTTGGCTTATTACAGTAAAATTACATTTAGTGATCATTGCTGGCTCTTCAGTTGAACATTAACTAAAAGGATATCAGTAATAAATGAATGGCCTCATATCTAGGGTACTTAAAAACAATTCACAACTTGTATTATTCAGATGTTAGCAGTAATCTAATTGATAATAACTAATGATAGATTGGTaatgtgagtttatttaaggATTGGTTAAGATGGATGGTCCTTTATCTTACATCTAATCACCAGGGATGAATGAACATTTTGCATGGTACAGTTTTGAGACAAAATTCATAGTTTTGCCAGTGGCAAAGTCTGGTTTGCTGGAAAAGGAACCACAAATGTCAGTAATATTCATATTACAAATTAACAATTCCGGAGTCAGAGCCATTGTCAGCCCTCCCCCTGTCTGGCtgccatgtttggaagaaattggctaCAGGAAAGCCCTTTTTTGTATAAAGAACAGTTTTAACAAAGCAGAAAGGAGAATCTCTAAAAAGATTTGACAATGTACATGCTATTGGAAATCTTAAAATTCATAAACCACAGTGTCATTTTactttcccattgactccaatttgTTTCTGCAGGGTTTTGTGGATTTTTCCATTGTTTGGCAAACTTTTACTCAAAGTAAAAAGTTTGCTGATCGCTATCAATCACCGATGGTCATCCAAAATGTGTCCAGTTTATAATAGAGAGTAGCAACCTACATGGATGTTAACTGGGTCAAAAAGTGGCTCATGAGCACTTTGATGAAAATATTCCCAGCAACTGTAGCTGGTCTGGGCAGAAATGCTGTAACTGCTGTCTACATAGGCAGTTTTACTATTTGCTGTAGTTGCACATATTGAAATGGACATTTTTTAAACTAAGCTCTTAggatataattaaaatattgtatGCATCACTGCATGGAAGAATGAGTGCTGAACATtcatatatgtattgttatttgaCACTGCTATCTGATGCATCTCCATATGAATGCAGTGTGATTGTCTTAATGGGAAAATCTTGTCTGAACACAGCACCAGAAAATCAATGCTGCTCTGATTGTTCCTTTTCTTGccatatctgtatttaaataTAGTTGCCGCTTGTCTGTTGTAGAACATAAATTCCCCAGGACCCCAGTGGCGCAAGTCTTATCAATAACTGTGCTGCTAAGCATCTCACAAAATCTAGAatctagaatccatgatttaataaaaaattgaatttaataaaaaaaataactcaaaaaaatctgattgggaaaaaccacaactttttccaAAGTCGTGAACATTtcatgagggttaaaacatcttcaaattgttaaggggacatctgccattgacttttacatgaattctgcaggttttagatggagtatttttggattcagacttgtAACTTGTAATATAAatcgcaaaaaaaaaacacattttttttacagcatatttttctgatttttggcatcaaaatgGATGCCAAAATTGTGGCACAAGAATTGTGTCTTAATAAATgtcagtgtgttgggggtttccttaactgagaagtaTCTAGagatttttgtagataaattGTCTAATTCCCGTGTTCACTGTTTatcataaaaaaaggcattaatttgagggatgaaaacataattttccctctttataggtccctggtaagtctTCAtcttgtgtatgcagtgcagttttgggctccagtcctagagaaggatataaatgagctggaaagagtgcagagatgtacaaagaaactggtaaaaggaatggaattATTACTAAATGCCTATTGATTGTGTACAGGATAATCTGAGAGGAGAGGATGTGGATCATTTGCTGCTTCAGAAGGATGCATTTTGGAATTTTGAACTTGATTGCGTAGCCACACAGGGTCTGTGCGTTACAGTTGAACTGCGTCTTACCCATGAGACAACATGTGTTGTGATGTGTCTTGTGACTGGAGCCCAAGGGGTTCTCCCTTACTATATATGTGTTATCCCTCACTATATATGTGTTATCCCTTATA encodes:
- the ajap1.L gene encoding adherens junction-associated protein 1 isoform X2, with the translated sequence MPPSYVLHFLSGPPLGSHVWILIAIFQLAMDFIICESGSPGKAYKHLQQPSLVHRIHKVALWSPKEILTLRNQKHYWNPINYSPVLPIERKHYKTYNKDHANSIFSRNVPLKYSTTENSHYSSQQIKHTVKMTNLNRSKRQLQSRSWDNLKRFLDNKSQPTTVSEFILWGPTGDDDIVESSTFPGIYETTKTSTVQARTTLLETTTTTASTTINAKATTLQNPGIHRKKAPGRFSTTDPSPVNGKTARPPRIPNETSGLAVHQIITITVSLIMVIAALITTLVLKNCCAQSGNARRNSHQRKINQQEESCQNLTDFTPASVPSNMDIFTAYNETLHCSHECIRTPVPVYTDEALHQTGAFKTTFNGNRPTSSDRHLIPVAFVSEKWFEISC
- the ajap1.L gene encoding adherens junction-associated protein 1 isoform X1 is translated as MWITQLLGIRSGPPLGSHVWILIAIFQLAMDFIICESGSPGKAYKHLQQPSLVHRIHKVALWSPKEILTLRNQKHYWNPINYSPVLPIERKHYKTYNKDHANSIFSRNVPLKYSTTENSHYSSQQIKHTVKMTNLNRSKRQLQSRSWDNLKRFLDNKSQPTTVSEFILWGPTGDDDIVESSTFPGIYETTKTSTVQARTTLLETTTTTASTTINAKATTLQNPGIHRKKAPGRFSTTDPSPVNGKTARPPRIPNETSGLAVHQIITITVSLIMVIAALITTLVLKNCCAQSGNARRNSHQRKINQQEESCQNLTDFTPASVPSNMDIFTAYNETLHCSHECIRTPVPVYTDEALHQTGAFKTTFNGNRPTSSDRHLIPVAFVSEKWFEISC
- the ajap1.L gene encoding adherens junction-associated protein 1 isoform X3, whose amino-acid sequence is MWITQLLGIRSGPPLGSHVWILIAIFQLAMDFIICESGSPGKAYKHLQQPSLVHRIHKVALWSPKEILTLRNQKHYWNPINYSPVLPIERKHYKTYNKDHANSIFSRNVPLKYSTTENSHYSSQQIKHTVKMTNLNRSKRQLQSRSWDNLKRFLDNKSQPTTVSEFILWGPTGDDDIVESSTFPGIYETTKTSTVQARTTLLETTTTTASTTINAKATTLQNPGIHRKKAPGRFSTTDPSPVNGKTARPPRIPNETSGLAVHQIITITVSLIMVIAALITTLVLKNCCAQSGNARRNSHQRKINQQEESCQNLTDFTPASVPSNMDIFTAYNETLHCSHECIRTPVPVYTDEALHQTGAFKTTFNGNRIPLVNL